Below is a genomic region from Tenrec ecaudatus isolate mTenEca1 chromosome 15, mTenEca1.hap1, whole genome shotgun sequence.
CACCTGTGTAAcaccttcctccacctccccgcAGAGCGGGTAAGCTCACTTCACTGCTCACTTCACTGGATTGAGACTTCTATGCGGAACGCCCGCTGCAGGCAGCTCAACCAATAGGTCCCAGTGAGCTCCGCGAGAGGCATTTGAGAATACACAGGATTTGCAAAATCCAAGGAAAGCTCATCTCCTAAAAACCCTGGTAGAGTAGCTAGCTTTAATTAGACTATTGAAAAGGAGGCTTCCTTTTAAATGTAAATGTAAGCCGGTTGTTTATTAAACGTTACAGGGGGGTTCAGAAACCTCCCCTTCAAATATATGTGGATGTTAGGtgcttagggtaagcgttactaCTCTGAAGGTCTTCAGATCCAATCCAGTGGACTGGCCCACCTTCTAGGAACCCAATCCCGCCCTCTCCCCCTGGAAACATTAAGCCCCTCCCCTGGAGGAACAGGAAGCAGCTTCACCCAGCAGCACTTCCCCAAGGCTCTCTAGCACTCGCTGTGTGCTGAGCTTCCTCCCCATCTGCCCACCGAAAGGGAGCACTTTCCATCGCACCTCGTCGCAGGCTGTCTGGGAGGGCGAgggcaggctgggggtggggtgaaccTAGCAACTCACTATCTTTCCGTTCTCACACGAGCACAGGAAAGGCAGCACAGGAAAGGCACCGGTTACACCAACTTGGGCACAGGACTTGATTCGATGAAGCAATCAGTACTTGCTGCTGCCAGGGAGGAAGTATGAGGTCATCTATGAGGtgaccagcacccagggctccccACAGCACACTTAGTAAATCATCCAGGGCCTGAATGTATGCCCTGGGCAACATGAAGATGTGCACCTGCCAGGCTAGGCCCATTTCACTATTATTACTATTTCCTGTCCCGATTGGAGTGTAAATCTGAGAGCCTATCTATCTTCCCCCAGCACGGACCTGGAACAGGTCCAATATTTTGATCTGATAGCGATCTCTTGCTTTACACATGACATGAATAAAAGACACAGGTAAGGAATgggtgatatatatattttttttttaatggagaacTGTTTGAATTAAGAACTTACAAAGTCTTATAgagaaatgattttattttatatttcaacTCTCACTGTATCCCATTTCAAACCTTTTAAACATGAAAGATCATTTTAAACTGTCTCATGGTCTTACAAGTTGTCCCAGAATTATAAACATGATTCttactcattagtttctagaatgaGAAGGAAAAAATCAGTACCATAGAATGGTAAACACTTTAAACGTTTCATAGGTAGAAAGGGTGATTTCTTAATTTATGACTACAGTATCAAACTACATGTATATAAATAGTTACAGGTCATAAATACTTATAATAATAAACTGCCTCTAGCatggaagaaaaatatttttaaagcaataaaTGAAGTAAACAAACATAATACTGAAGAACAATGCTGAGGTAAGTTTTTCAACTAAAGTGGCTATACCTTCTATTAGCACATTCTTCCTGAATGCATTCAAATTCAAGTAGTTAGGAGACCCTGGTCTCCCAActgggaaaacaaaaaaacatcacCGTAACTAATGTACATTCAGGTGAGCAATAAAGATTTTCATTATAAATAAGCATAATAAATACATTTATTCCTGATGAAATTGAAAAGTGACATTTATTCCTACTAGATAGCGGGGAACTTTTATAGGCTGGACTTTTAAGAATTAAACACCAAAAGCAAACCACCTGAAACCCATGGGTTTGTCCTAGGGCTCTGCATAGCACAGAAATGCAAATTGAGCTACAGATACTCTTGTGGGTGCACACTTATAGGCCCACACATTGATTATCCTTTCGTTCCATTTGCCCACCCACTTTCTGCCGTCCCCAGTGTAAGCATAACGAGCCTCAATAGTGCTGTGGGCAAGGGTTGGACTACGAcccagcaaggttggcagttcaaacccacccacagctcCTCAGAAGATGCGAGTttgtccccataaagatttactgtctcagaaacccaggtacGGGCTTGCCACAAGCCAGACTCAACTCCATGGAGTGGGTATGGCTGCTTTCGTATGTAGAACTGTCCTACTGAATGtccctgctttaaaaaaaaaaagtacatccCAAGGATAAAAAACACgattcttcatttttaaaaaaaaacaaactttttataGAATGCACTCTTGACTAGTGTAAGAAAAGGGATCTTAAAGATTGTTAGAGAAAACTTCGAGAAATACATTACTTTGCTTAACAGAGGGTATGTAAAATGTTGTCAAAATTCTAATTACATCAGTAAAAAAgaagttccttttctttcttttttttaacagtttgaaATGTACCAGCTTTATTAAAACacaatattttataaatgagcaaaacaaaaatcttttatgaaagtttgtaagccagttaGTTACCTTATGCCTTTATCCCTCCAATTTTGGGCATCCAATTTTTATACTACCTACTTACATAAACTTTGAGAAGACAAGCAAGTTCTTTGATGTGAACAATCTTCACTCCTACTGGAACTTTgttgagtctgcatccataagcaaagtcaaattagGGTAGGttgtccataaagtcagcatcAATATGCGTCGTTCACAGGCTCAGATGTCTTCTTTTCATTTGGTTGGCTTTTGATTAACTCCCTTTTCTCTTTATTACTCCTGGTTATGTAAAACTGCCATGCCCTTTATCAATAAATATGCAATTATCCAGTTTTCCTGGCACCAAATAACAATTCTTATTGAATCTATGTGATTCTAACAAAGACATACTTTCCAGCTCATGCCCACAGGGAATAATAAATTTAATGAGAGCCTCTGAACTGACGCCATACCTctggagtaaaaaaaaaaaaaaagcacttatCGAATGATTCTAACATTTTGTAGTGACCTACGGAATCaacattcacagtgacactctgTGTTCCCAGAATGTAATTTTGACTTTGAATAAGATACCAGATATGGACCCAATGTCCCACTTCCCTCTGGAGTCAACACCCAAAAGCTGAGACAACAACCGAACGGATTCCGCACTTTCCACCGGGTCTAAAGTCTTAGCAACCCCGACACTAGGATAAAAAGCAACTTTCAGCAGAAACACTAGAACAATTCTCTaggcaaaaagcaaaaaaaaaaaaaggaaatgagtaAACAACTCCTTCTTTTCAAAGCTCTTCCATCCTTGCTTCACACAAACAAAATGGCGGCGTGTTGCTCTCACGTGCCACAGAAGGGCTCTGGGAACCCCATCTTCCTTTCCAAAGGGATCCAAAGAGCTAAAGGGTGGTTGCTTTCCTCTTCCCCTGGCTGCCAGTGGGTGAAATGGAGGCCCACCGAAGATTCTTCCATGCTAAAGCAGTCTCCTCCCTCATCAGAAGGCTCCCCAACAGTCAGGTGCCTGAGCGGAAGAGCTTGGCTATCACACTCAGGAGTTTCTGCCGCCAATTCAACCTGTCTCCAATTCTCCTGAGTTGCACGGCACACTCAACTTcgtgctctgaaaaggaaatgtaAAAGACACCAGCATGAGCATCTGTAACATCCTACCCGGTACGCAGCAAGGGTCAGGCCAAGATGCCCATCCAGTGTGTTGATGGGTTGGATATTCATCTTAGCCCTATGTCAGCCTGAAAAAGAACTGTCTCTCTCGCACATGCGagtacacatccacacacacacaaacacacatttcaCACGTACTATCACAGCATGGCTTGGGATCAAAAGCAAAATAGTCAAGGCAAGAATAAATACAAGTTACTTGGGGTTTTCATTTTGTACGCATCAAAATGAGGCTAATGTTGCCTTACTTTCAGATGTGAGGGTTTTAATGTAGCAAACACCTTTTGCCAGATTTTACCAGTTTTCTATAGTCACCCTTTTTCACTCATCTAAGGTTGGTCCATCAACAGAAGCTAAATCCTAAAACCTTTCATGTTTTCAAATAGAATTTGTTTTTAAATGCCAATAAATATATGGCTTAGATTACACCTTCAGTAGCTCAATCTAAGGCCTTTTCTTCATTGGAGAAAAATCCCTCATAAGACTCATTATTtcttaaataaaaacaatgtCCAGATTCTCTAAAACAATTTGAATGAGTACATTTACTTCACACCAAATATTCCTTCCTACCACCAATCCATTACCTTCATGGGGAGGGCTGAAACTAAAAATAAGTCACGTTTATCATCTAGGTTTCCTTGAAATTAGAATTGAGATACTTTAATAATTGAATATTCACTTGAGAAAAATGCTTAAAATGAAATTAACCTTAGACGCATAATTTTCTCAAATATTTCGAAGAACAACTCATTCTTCTCGCTGCCATTGCGCTAATGTCAACTTATAGAGGCCCTGCAGGACAGCACAGgaatacccctgtgggtttctgagactgtcactctttatagaggtagaaagcctcctctttctcccatggaggggctggtggtttcaaactgttgaccttgtagttaaaagCCAAACGTGTAATCCACTggaccaccaggcttccttttaGTCCACTTCAAAATTATGGTGATTGGactcaaaacaaaacagtaaGTACAGCAGGTTTTTACATCTCCATTTCGATCTCTCCACAAGAAAGTCTTCTCCATTGACTGTCCGGGCCTAGCTTTCCCCAAATATTGTGATTAGAACTGGCAAAGGCGTGATTCTAAGTGGAATATTAGCATCAAAATTCATcggatggcaactaacaataaaCTACAGATCAGTTAGCCCACAAGTTGGGGAGCCCTGAATTTGAAGAGCAAAAATGATCCCTTTCACCGGGGCAGAAAATAGCTTTACTTGTTCCCTTGGGGTTGCTTTTTCTGACTTCTGTGCATCGATTAAAGTGCGAATCACTACCCAAATTTAAGAGCATC
It encodes:
- the PMAIP1 gene encoding phorbol-12-myristate-13-acetate-induced protein 1, which codes for MSGKKARKSAQPSPTRAPAEHEVECAVQLRRIGDRLNWRQKLLSVIAKLFRSGT